From a single Planctellipticum variicoloris genomic region:
- a CDS encoding polysaccharide pyruvyl transferase family protein, which yields MQRRTFLQTLAATLAGPAVAFAAQNRPQRILLRSSWQTVNIGDIGHTPGVLALLERHLPGAEVRLWPSDVRNGVAELLQTRFPKVPLMQGQGAIKTAFQESDFLLHGSGPSLVAAKDVQRWSAETGKPYGVFGITLPSAEESVLKLLSDARFVFFRDSVSLQLAKDKGCTCPVMEFGPDGAFAVDLRNDAAAEKFLAAHRLEVGKFLCCIPRLRYTPYWKIKDRPFDAVKHARNEAMKEHDHAPLREAIIAVTRQTDCKVLLCPEDQSQMAVGKELLFDPLPDDVKGRVVWRENYWLTDEAVSTYVRSAGLFGLEMHSPIMCIGNGVPALVGRFAEQTSKGFMWRDIGLEDWLFDMDQPADVARIVPAVLSLAQDPAAAKAKAAEARERVRARQEAMAGELSRQVAMVQS from the coding sequence ATGCAACGCCGTACATTTCTGCAGACGCTCGCCGCAACTCTGGCCGGCCCGGCGGTCGCATTCGCCGCACAAAACCGTCCACAGCGGATTCTTCTGCGGTCGTCGTGGCAGACAGTCAATATCGGCGATATCGGCCACACGCCCGGCGTGCTGGCGCTGCTCGAAAGGCATCTGCCCGGCGCAGAAGTCCGGCTGTGGCCGAGTGACGTCCGGAACGGCGTCGCCGAGCTGCTGCAGACTCGCTTTCCGAAAGTCCCGCTGATGCAGGGACAGGGGGCCATCAAGACGGCCTTCCAGGAAAGCGATTTCCTGCTGCACGGCTCCGGACCATCGCTGGTGGCGGCGAAAGACGTACAGCGCTGGAGCGCAGAGACCGGTAAGCCGTACGGCGTTTTCGGCATCACGCTGCCCAGTGCGGAGGAGTCGGTGCTCAAGCTGCTCAGCGACGCCCGGTTCGTCTTCTTCCGGGACTCGGTGTCCCTGCAACTGGCGAAGGACAAGGGATGTACCTGTCCGGTCATGGAATTCGGGCCGGACGGCGCCTTCGCGGTCGATCTGCGAAACGACGCGGCCGCGGAGAAATTCCTGGCGGCGCACAGGCTGGAGGTCGGGAAGTTCCTCTGCTGCATTCCGCGACTGCGATATACGCCGTACTGGAAGATCAAGGATCGACCTTTCGACGCAGTGAAACATGCCCGCAACGAAGCGATGAAGGAGCACGACCACGCACCACTGCGGGAGGCGATCATCGCCGTCACGCGGCAGACGGATTGCAAGGTGCTGCTCTGCCCCGAGGATCAGTCGCAGATGGCCGTGGGGAAGGAGCTGCTGTTCGATCCGCTGCCGGACGATGTCAAAGGCAGGGTCGTCTGGCGCGAGAACTACTGGTTAACGGATGAAGCCGTCAGCACGTACGTCCGCTCGGCCGGGCTGTTCGGGCTGGAGATGCACTCGCCGATCATGTGCATCGGCAACGGCGTGCCGGCGCTCGTCGGGCGGTTCGCCGAGCAGACGAGCAAGGGCTTCATGTGGCGTGACATCGGCCTGGAGGACTGGCTGTTCGACATGGATCAGCCGGCGGACGTCGCCCGCATCGTCCCCGCGGTACTGTCGCTGGCTCAGGATCCGGCGGCCGCGAAAGCCAAGGCGGCCGAAGCGCGCGAACGAGTTCGCGCCAGACAGGAGGCGATGGCGGGGGAGCTTTCACGACAGGTTGCGATGGTTCAATCGTGA
- a CDS encoding DUF6807 family protein, with product MRWILLALLGCSSVTPMDAAEPSIQFVRGDGVLGIRRGDVEVARYVFQDKLVPRPYFADVKTPSGIQVTRRHPPQKDQDATDHVGLHTGIWLSFGDLSGCDYWRLKARTEHVRFSEEPTGGPGRGTFAVVNRYLTADGQGTVAEETCQYVIRATPHGYLLEMTSEFRPGDVELVFGDQEEMGLGIRVATALNVDRKLGGRLLDSAGRRNGAEVWGKTADWCDYAGLQQGPDGVRWVGMTVLAGPDNFRRCWSHARDYGFLAMNPFGRQAFTKQEPSRIVVARGETLKLRYGVAIHESPTEADYHPAAIYQDFAGQTAASPK from the coding sequence ATGCGATGGATTCTGCTGGCGTTGCTCGGCTGTTCGTCGGTTACCCCGATGGACGCGGCCGAGCCATCTATCCAGTTCGTCCGAGGCGACGGCGTGCTGGGGATTCGGCGGGGAGACGTAGAAGTCGCGCGGTATGTCTTCCAGGACAAGCTGGTGCCGAGGCCATACTTCGCAGACGTAAAGACTCCTTCGGGAATCCAGGTCACACGCCGGCATCCTCCGCAGAAAGATCAGGACGCCACCGATCACGTCGGACTGCACACCGGCATCTGGCTGTCGTTCGGCGACTTGAGCGGCTGCGATTACTGGCGGCTGAAGGCCCGGACCGAACACGTCCGGTTCAGCGAGGAACCGACCGGCGGACCGGGTCGCGGGACGTTTGCCGTCGTTAACCGGTATCTCACGGCCGATGGCCAGGGCACAGTCGCCGAAGAGACCTGTCAGTATGTGATCCGCGCCACTCCACACGGCTATCTGCTGGAAATGACCAGCGAGTTCCGACCGGGCGACGTCGAACTGGTTTTCGGCGATCAGGAAGAGATGGGACTCGGCATTCGGGTCGCGACGGCGCTCAATGTGGACCGCAAGCTGGGAGGGCGACTTCTGGACAGCGCGGGGCGTCGCAACGGGGCGGAAGTCTGGGGCAAGACCGCCGACTGGTGCGACTATGCGGGGCTGCAGCAAGGACCGGACGGAGTCCGCTGGGTGGGAATGACCGTGCTGGCCGGTCCGGACAACTTTCGTCGCTGCTGGAGCCACGCCCGCGACTACGGATTTCTGGCCATGAACCCGTTCGGTCGCCAGGCTTTTACGAAGCAGGAGCCCAGCCGGATCGTCGTCGCCAGGGGCGAAACCCTCAAGCTGCGCTACGGCGTCGCGATCCATGAATCGCCGACCGAGGCCGACTATCACCCGGCCGCAATCTACCAGGACTTCGCCGGTCAGACGGCGGCCTCACCCAAGTGA
- a CDS encoding vWA domain-containing protein has translation MPAAVQSHDEMFLEDSDAGLPELPVATEDELSSGGFRWRDQLAASGISLGLHAVVLAVLGLFVFHPLLTPDLDLIFVETTWQREEGAEASLGDDGATQFVAAPVDSRIVHTRVSTEFTPSTLQDVTVDNPVLPTSQASQVLAPPPALPQSSLLSPVKPSRRSDPGKGGLIQGMGAGHATEGVLDGIRKELTSGPVQVVWLMDASISMNVDRQEVAARLYPFYKEMALRDKSDSFPLLSSVVRFGAAPLELVKTTRDFTKVTNAVAALQDDTSGQENVFNAIQFCLAQYSRWQGTLIIVVWTDESGDDTMLLEDTLRVCRERDAVVHVVGPNAVFGSDRGTHLWRDGATGLTFRLPVKRGPETSLPERLMLPYWHDSGIPHAKMNGNLVAQDLPWYGGPMREGMLSGFGPYALTRLALMTGGTFTILNRPGDRTIATLEQLRPYTPDYSAAREYLSEVQSLPLRKAVSDASLLIWQAPQLEPPPMTFLFSRQIFYPFAPYIDFRNPANFRTAFRDNLQKAIAGSQAEQAIIEKAIASFEATDLEPAYEEEKSLRWKAWYDLNYGRLLANSVRHIEYQLTCAAILTEGGLNPETNHVRFETSKQYKGGRLSESRAIRARELLERCRKKNAGTQWDLLAEWELNRELGLQARQIVIPPPPPPKPPTGPVSPPRPATKVTFPTL, from the coding sequence GTGCCTGCCGCCGTTCAGTCTCACGACGAAATGTTCTTGGAGGATTCGGACGCGGGGCTGCCGGAGCTGCCGGTCGCGACCGAAGACGAACTGAGCAGCGGCGGCTTTCGCTGGCGCGATCAACTCGCCGCCAGCGGCATTTCGCTTGGACTTCACGCGGTTGTGCTGGCGGTGCTGGGGCTGTTTGTTTTCCACCCGCTGCTGACGCCGGATCTAGATCTGATCTTCGTGGAAACGACCTGGCAGCGAGAAGAAGGGGCCGAGGCCTCTCTGGGCGATGACGGGGCCACGCAGTTCGTGGCCGCTCCGGTCGATTCCAGGATCGTGCATACGAGGGTCTCGACCGAATTTACGCCGTCAACCTTGCAGGACGTGACCGTCGACAATCCGGTGCTCCCCACGAGCCAGGCTTCGCAGGTGCTGGCGCCTCCTCCCGCGCTGCCGCAGTCCTCGCTGCTCTCGCCCGTCAAACCGTCCCGGCGGTCCGATCCCGGCAAGGGAGGCCTGATTCAGGGGATGGGGGCCGGGCATGCCACGGAAGGGGTTCTGGACGGCATCCGCAAAGAGCTGACTTCCGGACCGGTTCAAGTCGTCTGGCTGATGGACGCTTCGATCAGCATGAACGTCGACCGGCAGGAAGTCGCCGCCCGGCTCTATCCGTTCTATAAAGAAATGGCGCTTCGCGACAAAAGCGACTCGTTTCCCCTGCTCAGTTCGGTCGTCCGCTTCGGTGCGGCGCCGCTGGAATTGGTGAAGACGACACGGGATTTCACCAAGGTCACCAATGCCGTCGCCGCGTTGCAGGATGACACCTCCGGGCAGGAAAACGTCTTCAACGCCATTCAATTCTGCCTGGCCCAATACTCGCGCTGGCAGGGGACGCTGATTATCGTCGTCTGGACCGATGAATCGGGCGACGACACCATGCTGCTCGAAGATACGCTGCGCGTCTGCCGGGAACGGGATGCGGTGGTCCATGTCGTCGGCCCGAACGCGGTCTTCGGCAGCGATCGCGGCACGCATCTATGGCGCGATGGCGCGACCGGCCTGACGTTCCGCCTGCCGGTCAAACGCGGTCCCGAAACCTCTTTGCCCGAGCGCCTGATGCTCCCCTACTGGCACGACTCCGGCATTCCCCATGCAAAGATGAACGGGAATCTGGTCGCCCAGGACCTCCCCTGGTACGGCGGCCCGATGCGCGAAGGGATGCTGTCAGGTTTCGGACCTTATGCGCTGACCCGCCTGGCCCTGATGACCGGTGGAACCTTCACGATCCTCAACCGGCCCGGCGACCGGACCATCGCGACGCTGGAACAGCTCAGGCCCTACACGCCGGACTATTCCGCAGCGCGGGAGTATCTGAGCGAAGTGCAGAGCCTGCCGTTGCGGAAGGCCGTCAGCGACGCGTCGCTGCTGATCTGGCAGGCCCCGCAGCTCGAACCGCCCCCGATGACGTTTCTGTTCTCCCGCCAGATTTTCTACCCGTTCGCTCCCTACATCGATTTTCGGAATCCGGCGAATTTCCGGACCGCCTTCCGCGACAACCTGCAGAAAGCCATTGCCGGCTCGCAGGCGGAGCAGGCCATCATCGAAAAAGCGATCGCCAGCTTCGAAGCGACCGATCTGGAGCCGGCCTATGAGGAGGAAAAGTCACTCCGCTGGAAGGCCTGGTACGACCTCAACTACGGTCGGCTGCTGGCCAACAGCGTCCGGCACATCGAATACCAGCTCACCTGTGCGGCGATTCTGACGGAAGGAGGGCTCAACCCCGAGACCAACCACGTCCGGTTCGAGACGTCGAAGCAGTACAAAGGGGGCCGGCTCAGCGAAAGCCGGGCGATTCGAGCCCGCGAACTGCTGGAACGCTGCCGTAAGAAGAACGCGGGCACTCAGTGGGATCTGCTGGCCGAGTGGGAGCTGAACCGCGAACTGGGGCTGCAGGCCCGGCAGATCGTGATTCCACCCCCTCCTCCGCCGAAGCCGCCCACGGGGCCTGTGTCGCCGCCGAGGCCGGCAACGAAGGTGACCTTCCCGACGTTGTAG
- a CDS encoding prenyltransferase/squalene oxidase repeat-containing protein has product MFRLFLGGMCLLGFHVPALMAADEPLGPDPQKLAKVRQKAITYLRTAQRDDGGWTAPNATGITALVAQALLDSGVARTDPALAKALDLLAGLLQPDGRISAADSRIPGYETAIALTTLQAANASGKYDKAIAAGENFLRGLQFDESKKTEPGDASYGGIGYGPSGGRPDLSNTVFFLEALEATGANSDDPAVKKALIFLSRCQNLESEFNPGKNTVNDGGFFYTPAAGGNSPSGNTPEGGLRSYGSMTYAGLKSMVYAGLTPDDQRVAAALAWIRKHYTVSENPGMGQNGLFYYYFLFAKSLGTLKLDQVEDASQAKHDWRKELAEHLFAQQQANGSWVNSKSSRWMEGDPNLVTAYALTALKSCEPPTKE; this is encoded by the coding sequence ATGTTCCGATTGTTTCTTGGCGGAATGTGTCTTCTTGGATTCCACGTTCCCGCTCTGATGGCCGCCGACGAGCCACTCGGCCCGGACCCGCAGAAGCTGGCCAAGGTCCGACAAAAAGCCATCACGTATCTGCGAACCGCTCAACGGGACGACGGCGGCTGGACGGCCCCGAACGCCACAGGAATCACGGCGCTGGTTGCGCAGGCGCTGCTTGACTCGGGAGTAGCGCGGACCGATCCGGCGCTGGCGAAGGCGCTCGACCTGCTGGCCGGCCTGCTGCAGCCGGATGGGCGGATTTCCGCGGCAGATAGCCGGATTCCCGGCTACGAAACAGCGATTGCGCTCACGACGCTGCAGGCCGCGAATGCTTCCGGCAAGTACGACAAGGCGATCGCCGCCGGCGAGAACTTCCTGCGCGGCCTGCAGTTCGACGAGTCCAAGAAGACCGAGCCGGGCGACGCCAGCTATGGCGGCATCGGTTACGGACCGAGCGGCGGCCGGCCGGATCTTTCGAACACTGTCTTCTTTCTGGAGGCGCTGGAGGCGACAGGGGCGAATTCGGATGACCCGGCGGTCAAGAAGGCGCTGATTTTCCTGTCCCGCTGCCAGAACCTCGAAAGCGAGTTCAATCCCGGCAAGAACACTGTGAACGACGGAGGCTTCTTCTACACGCCGGCGGCGGGCGGCAACTCGCCGTCGGGCAATACTCCCGAAGGCGGGCTGCGGTCGTATGGCAGCATGACGTATGCGGGACTCAAGAGCATGGTTTACGCCGGCTTGACGCCTGACGACCAGCGGGTCGCGGCGGCGCTGGCCTGGATCCGCAAGCACTACACCGTCTCCGAGAATCCCGGTATGGGGCAGAACGGCCTATTTTACTACTATTTCCTGTTTGCGAAATCGCTCGGCACGTTGAAACTCGATCAGGTCGAGGACGCCAGTCAGGCGAAACACGACTGGCGGAAAGAGCTGGCCGAGCACCTGTTCGCCCAGCAGCAGGCGAACGGAAGCTGGGTAAACTCCAAATCGAGCCGCTGGATGGAGGGGGACCCGAACCTGGTTACCGCCTATGCACTGACCGCGTTGAAATCCTGCGAGCCGCCAACGAAAGAATAG
- a CDS encoding response regulator, which yields MVTETTRRRTACAAAIGAIAFVFAADLLTPLGIEISLFYLAGIWAVYFLHEANWLWITAAAITGLTILGYALSPPGPPHPWTLLANRLLALSAIWLTAALCYWIQQSAAEQRRLKDLLQSLVDERTAQLRASEERFELAVLGSTDGLWDWNILTGEVYYSPRMKELIGHADDDFPDVFASFESILHPDDHDWVLREIDAHLKYRKPYDVQYRLRSSSGQYRWFRARGQAIWDADGRPTRAAGSITDVTEEHLLRERFRRAVEASPAALMMVHEDGRILMANSRSQTLFGFAAAELIGQQIEMLVPERFRSGHPAHRRQYFQAPVQRAMGPQLDLYGVRKDGAEFPIKVSLSPVETDDGQAVMCGVLDITDQVKSLEAMRQAKESAESASRAKSSFMANMSHEIRTPMNGIIGMAQLLSQTELRSHQRDYLATITESAHVLLRLLNDILDFSKIEAGRLELECVEFRISECVARASQMLMLRAAEKGLELACRVAPEVPDHLCGDPGRIQQVLVNLLGNAVKFTEAGEVFMNLEAEEITSGTVRLHVSVSDTGIGIPHDKQAQMFRPFVQAESSTTRRFGGTGLGLAISRQLVEMMHGRMWLESEVDRGTTIHFTAEFGIAADQHLPRPAELDSLQNIPVLVVDDNSTNLRILSEMLQRWRMQPVLADSASAARQALRQAEESTHPVRLILLDHHMPDEDGFEFATSVQRLLESRKCPMIMISSGVAPVEGDVFQKYGICRFMTKPVIASELLNEILRQFGRGEVGTTLKPASMEGKSTAVQPRRVLLVEDNEINRRVAMGLLHSRGHQVVFAENGAEAVATLYEQDFDVVLMDMQMPVMDGYEATAVIRKREEQTGGHIPIVAMTAEALKGDRERCLAAGMDDYVAKPIVPGEMYRAVERFPALCLPTLVPPPGASPTPTVPAAAASRSPIPRSSPPANGGSPPPAVDWDVAREHLGSDPQVLQEFVGLLKSQSPTLLAEIRRAIEAGDFKLLRRSAHTLKGSASYFGAEPLVTAALALEAQGRNETLDGATEKLATLQAELDRVLEALDGGPAEVGV from the coding sequence ATGGTTACAGAGACGACTCGCCGTCGAACAGCTTGCGCGGCCGCGATTGGCGCCATCGCCTTCGTTTTCGCCGCGGATCTGCTGACGCCGCTGGGGATCGAAATCTCGTTGTTCTATCTCGCGGGTATCTGGGCGGTCTATTTCCTGCACGAGGCGAACTGGCTCTGGATCACCGCGGCCGCCATCACTGGGCTGACAATCCTGGGTTATGCGCTTTCGCCGCCCGGTCCCCCGCACCCCTGGACCTTGCTGGCCAATCGGCTGCTGGCGCTCAGCGCCATCTGGCTCACGGCGGCCCTTTGCTACTGGATTCAGCAATCGGCGGCGGAGCAGCGACGACTGAAAGATCTTCTGCAGAGCCTCGTCGACGAACGGACGGCGCAGCTCCGCGCTTCAGAAGAGCGATTTGAACTGGCGGTACTCGGATCGACCGACGGCTTGTGGGACTGGAACATTCTCACCGGCGAAGTCTACTACTCGCCGCGGATGAAGGAGCTGATCGGGCATGCGGACGACGACTTTCCCGACGTCTTCGCGTCCTTTGAATCGATCCTCCATCCGGACGACCACGACTGGGTGCTGCGGGAGATCGACGCTCATCTAAAGTATCGCAAGCCGTACGACGTGCAATACCGGTTGCGATCGAGTTCGGGCCAGTATCGCTGGTTTCGCGCGCGCGGCCAGGCGATCTGGGACGCCGACGGTCGGCCGACGCGCGCCGCCGGATCGATCACCGATGTGACGGAGGAGCACCTGCTGCGCGAACGATTTCGGAGAGCCGTCGAGGCTTCTCCCGCGGCCTTGATGATGGTGCACGAGGACGGTCGCATTCTGATGGCCAATTCGCGCAGCCAGACGCTCTTCGGCTTTGCGGCGGCAGAACTGATCGGGCAGCAGATCGAGATGCTCGTGCCCGAGCGGTTTCGGTCCGGACACCCCGCTCACCGCAGGCAATACTTTCAAGCGCCGGTGCAGCGCGCCATGGGGCCGCAGCTCGACTTGTACGGGGTACGAAAGGACGGGGCCGAGTTTCCGATCAAAGTCAGCCTCAGTCCGGTCGAAACCGACGACGGTCAGGCCGTCATGTGCGGCGTTCTGGATATCACGGATCAGGTCAAGTCTCTGGAAGCCATGCGACAGGCGAAGGAGTCCGCGGAATCGGCCAGTCGTGCGAAGAGCTCGTTCATGGCCAATATGAGCCATGAGATCCGCACCCCCATGAACGGCATCATCGGTATGGCTCAGTTGCTGTCTCAGACGGAGTTGCGTTCGCATCAGCGCGATTACCTGGCGACGATTACCGAGTCGGCTCACGTCCTGCTGCGGCTGCTCAATGACATTCTCGATTTTTCCAAAATCGAAGCGGGCCGGCTGGAACTGGAATGCGTCGAATTCCGGATCTCCGAATGCGTCGCTCGGGCTTCGCAGATGCTGATGCTCCGCGCCGCGGAAAAGGGGCTGGAGCTCGCGTGCCGCGTGGCGCCGGAGGTCCCCGATCACCTGTGCGGCGATCCCGGACGAATCCAGCAGGTGCTGGTCAATCTCCTCGGCAACGCCGTGAAGTTCACTGAGGCGGGCGAGGTTTTCATGAATCTTGAAGCCGAGGAGATCACTTCCGGGACCGTCCGGCTGCATGTTTCCGTCAGCGACACCGGGATCGGAATTCCCCACGACAAACAGGCCCAGATGTTCCGGCCCTTCGTGCAGGCCGAGTCGTCGACCACGCGGCGGTTCGGCGGCACGGGGCTCGGTCTGGCCATCTCGCGACAACTGGTCGAAATGATGCACGGTCGCATGTGGCTTGAAAGCGAAGTCGACCGCGGCACGACGATTCACTTCACCGCCGAGTTCGGCATCGCCGCCGATCAGCATCTGCCCCGCCCCGCCGAGCTCGATTCGCTGCAGAACATCCCGGTGCTGGTCGTTGACGACAACTCGACGAATCTGCGGATCCTGAGCGAAATGCTGCAGCGCTGGCGGATGCAGCCGGTCCTTGCGGATTCGGCGAGCGCCGCCAGGCAGGCGCTGCGGCAGGCGGAAGAGTCGACTCATCCCGTCCGGCTGATCCTGCTCGACCACCATATGCCGGATGAAGATGGATTCGAGTTTGCCACGAGCGTCCAGAGGCTCCTGGAGAGTCGGAAGTGCCCGATGATCATGATCTCCTCGGGAGTCGCGCCGGTCGAAGGGGATGTCTTTCAAAAGTATGGCATCTGCCGCTTCATGACCAAGCCGGTCATCGCGTCGGAACTGCTCAACGAAATCCTGCGTCAGTTTGGACGGGGCGAAGTCGGCACGACCCTCAAGCCCGCGTCGATGGAAGGTAAGTCCACCGCAGTCCAGCCGCGCCGCGTACTGCTGGTCGAGGACAACGAAATCAACCGTCGCGTGGCGATGGGTTTGCTGCATTCCCGCGGCCATCAGGTGGTCTTCGCGGAAAACGGCGCCGAAGCGGTGGCGACTCTCTATGAGCAGGATTTCGACGTCGTGCTGATGGACATGCAGATGCCCGTTATGGACGGCTACGAAGCGACCGCCGTCATCCGCAAACGAGAGGAACAGACGGGCGGTCACATTCCGATTGTGGCGATGACCGCCGAGGCGCTGAAGGGTGACCGCGAGCGCTGCCTTGCCGCCGGCATGGATGACTACGTCGCGAAGCCAATCGTCCCCGGCGAGATGTACCGCGCCGTCGAACGTTTTCCCGCTCTCTGCCTGCCGACGCTCGTACCGCCTCCCGGTGCGTCGCCGACACCGACCGTTCCCGCGGCCGCTGCGAGCCGTTCGCCGATCCCGCGATCCTCGCCTCCGGCAAATGGCGGCAGTCCGCCTCCCGCGGTTGACTGGGATGTCGCCCGGGAGCATCTCGGCAGCGACCCTCAAGTGCTGCAGGAGTTCGTGGGTCTGTTGAAATCGCAGTCCCCGACCCTGCTCGCCGAGATCCGCCGTGCGATCGAGGCTGGCGACTTCAAACTGCTGAGGCGGTCGGCACACACGCTGAAAGGTTCGGCCTCCTACTTTGGAGCTGAACCGCTCGTCACAGCGGCCCTGGCGCTGGAAGCCCAGGGCCGCAACGAAACACTGGATGGCGCGACGGAGAAGCTGGCGACACTGCAGGCCGAGCTTGACCGCGTGCTGGAGGCTCTCGACGGCGGGCCGGCGGAGGTGGGAGTCTGA
- a CDS encoding response regulator, which yields MKVLIADDDLVSRRLLQGYLQKWGYEVTIAMNGAEAWRLFEQNEFQIVISDWMMPELDGTELIRRIRASAKPGYVYTILLTARSQKNDLVEGMEAGADDFVSKPFDGDELHVRVRAGERIVKLEQALADQNRALREAQAAMKQA from the coding sequence ATGAAGGTCTTGATTGCGGACGACGATCTCGTTTCACGCCGTCTCCTGCAGGGCTATCTTCAGAAATGGGGATACGAGGTGACGATCGCGATGAACGGCGCCGAGGCGTGGCGGCTCTTCGAACAGAATGAGTTTCAGATCGTCATCAGCGACTGGATGATGCCGGAACTGGACGGGACGGAACTGATCCGGCGGATTCGCGCTTCGGCGAAGCCCGGCTACGTTTACACGATTCTGCTGACCGCGCGGTCGCAGAAGAACGATCTCGTCGAGGGGATGGAGGCGGGAGCTGACGACTTTGTCAGCAAGCCGTTCGACGGCGACGAGCTGCACGTGCGCGTGCGGGCCGGCGAGCGGATCGTGAAGCTTGAGCAGGCGCTCGCGGACCAGAACCGGGCGCTGCGCGAAGCTCAGGCGGCAATGAAGCAGGCTTAG